Part of the Paenibacillus sp. FSL R7-0273 genome is shown below.
CTAAGCATGGCCGGGAAGATGGAGCTGAAGCATCCGGCGGTGCAGTATTTTTATGAGCTGCGGCGGGGGACGTTGTGAGCCGCTACAAGCTTATTCTTTGATTTTCATTTCTCGGAGAAACGGACACCGTCCTGGTTAGGAAGGTGTCCGTTTCTGCTGCTTGTTATGGAAGGGAGGAGCCCAAGCACACTACCTGCCCTTATCCGTTTGCTCGCGCTTGCTGGCGGCCAGCATATAGCCTTGCCCACGAATGGTAATGATTCTCTCCGGATTAACAGGATCTGCCTCGATTTTTTTGCGCAAATTACTGATATGTACAGCGACCGTTCTCGTATCCTCCAGACTATCCATTCCCCAGACGAGATGAAACAAGGTATCGACGGTGACGACACGGTTAACGTTCTGGGCCATGTAGGAGAGCAGACTAAACTCTTTTTTCGATAAAAAGAGGGTCTTACTGCCTAGATTAACAGACTGTGCATAGAAATCCAGCGTCAAGCCCGGCAGCTCCAGCAGCTGCTCCCTTCTGCCTGCGGATACTCTGCGAAGATGAGCTTTGATCTTGGCCATAAGTACACCCGGGCTAAACGGCTTGGTCACATAATCGTCGCCCCCGTAAGATAACGCGCTGATTTTGATCTCGTCCTCCTCATGACTGCTCAGAAATACGATCGGCGCATTCGTGTAGCTGCGTGCGCTCCTGCACCAGTCAATGCCATTTTCATTAGCCAGCATTACATCCAGTACAATCAAATCCGGATCAAACGAGGTAAGCAGCAGCGTGGCTTCTGTCCCGCTGTGGCTATACGAGGCTACAAAGCCTTCCCGTTCGCAATACGCCTGAATAATCTCACAGATGTGGGGATCATCGTCGACGATCATAATTTTGTAAGTGTCTATCACGCCATCACCTTCCTGCTGCTCATATACAAGGCAGCGATACATAGAATATCGACCCCGTCTTGCCGTCGCTCTCTGCCCGGACGTTTCCGCCATGCGCTTGTACGATTTCCCGGCAAATCGCCAGCCCAAGCCCGCTGCCCTCTACGCCCTTGTCCGTGCCCGGCAGCTCTACCCGGTAATTGCGGTCGAAGATTTGCTCGAGCTGCTCCGGGGGGATGCCTGTACCGGAGTCCTGTATGCTAATGATTGCACAGCGGGCTTCTGTCTCTTTTGCCTCGTCCACGGTCAGTGCCAGACGCACCATCCCGCCGCTGGAGGTGAACTTCATCGCGTTCGACACCAGATTGAACAAGGCCTGCTCTAATCTTTGAGCATCTATCCGGACAACAGGCGAGCCGGATCGTTGATCTCCTTCCGTATATCCGATATCCTCCGTAGGTCCGGTATCCAGTACGAAATCCAGCCCAGCATCACGAACAACCAGCTCGTATTGCTCGAAGAAACTGCGCAGGAAGTCCATCACCCGCACCGGCTCCATCTGGTACGCTACCTGCCCCGTCTCCAGCTGCGACAGGAAGGACAACTCCCCGATCATCCGGTTAACCCTTATCGTGTTATCCCGGATATACTTCAGGTACTGTTCATTGCGCTCCGGCTTAACCCTATCCAGCACAGCCTCGACATAACCAAGCATGCTGGACAGCGGCAGGCGCAGATCATGCGTAATGTAGGCAAGCAGCTTCTTTCTGCCTTGCTCGGAGTGAAGCAGCCGCTCATACGACATGCGGAGATCCTCATGAGCTGCGGATAAGGCGTGTGTGCGATACAATACAATCTGCTCCAGACTGGAATTCATCTCAGTGAGCTTGTTGTTAGCCTCCTGCAGCTCACGTGCAATCCGCTCTTCGTTTGTTGCCGCCCTCGTAAACCTTGAAGACAACAGAATCAGCTGTGCGATCGTAAAGATCAGCAGCCCGAACGGAGAGGTATTCCCAATGATTGACCATTCATTGAAATATAAAAAATCGTTGATCACCGTAACCAGCGCCACCACCGACACGAGCAGGAAGATCAGTGCGCCTTCCATACGCCGTATGGCCGCCACAGCCAGCCCAACCATCAGATACGCCATTTGCAGCACAACGATAACACCAATCAGCACCAGCATTTTCGAATAGAGGAGTGCAGGGGTCAGCACAATCACCAGGCAAAGTAAGCCGGTTGCGATACGGGTGCTAAGCCGAAACCACCGCGACACAACATTCGGAAAAATGCATTCAAAGTACTTGGTGATAATATAACCGCCGAGGCAAAGCGTCAAATACTCAATCTTAAACTGCAATTCCCACGGAAAATGAGGAAACCATTGGGTAAGCATAAGCTCGCCGTTCAGGAGGGACCGGATACCGAATAACAAGGTGAACAGACCGAAGTACAGCGGAGCCCTGTCCTTGCGGCGCAGCATGAATAACAGCAGATTATACAAGCCTAACACGAGCAGGCTCGCGGTTATGAACATCTCAGAGGCAACCTTCAGCTGTGCCCTGGCCGCAAGCACATTGCTGCCGCCCAGCTCGATATCCTTAGTGATGCCGCCCCGCTTATGATGAAAGTTCGATACTTGCATAACCAGCTCTACCGTGTCGTTCCCGGGCTGGAAGAACACCAGCTTCGTTGCCAGACGCGGGTTCATGCCACTGTTGTCCTTACCTACAACACCAACTTCTTCGCGCAGTTCTCCGTTAACCCATAATTTATACGCATGAAAAATAGTAGGCAGTCTCAGGGCAAGCTGCTCATTCTGATCCTGCCCGCTAAGCCGGATGACCAGCCGAAAGGTGGCAAAGCCTTCTCCCTTCAGCTCTTGACCATCCAGCTTATAGCCTAACCAGGACTGGGGGATGCTGATATACCGGTCAGCTGTTTCCCCTCCTGTTATCCGGGTGTGTATATCCTCCGGCGAGAGCAGCTCCTGCCAGTAAAATGCCCATTCCCCCTGCAGCTTTTGCGGCTGCTTAATGATAGTATGCTGTGTTAAATCCAGAAAGCCTTGTTCACTTTGGAGCTTGGGGGCACCTGACGGTGTAGCCAGGATGGCATAGCTTGCAACCAGACCAATAACAACGGCTACAGCTATACGAAGCAGGATATTACGAGAACTGATCCGGAGAATCCCTCTCATGATGATGTCGACCCCAATCTGCAACATTCGCTGGAATATACTGATGTTCCTATAGATAGCCTTCTTAAAGGAGGCTGTATTCAAGCAGTAACCTTTATTATTATCGGTTTGAAATTGCCGGAATGTTGTATCCCGGTTAATTTAAAATTTAACTTTATTTCCATTAGCTACATATCTATAGTGGTTAACTGGGTCTTCTTTTAGATTGGTGAAGTGAGAGAGGTTATGGAGCCAGCCAATTAAAGTTTATCGAGTATGGAATGATTTTCACAAACGACAATACAATAGACCTGTGGTTCGGTTTACGGCCGAAACCGGTAAACTAAATAAGGGAGGCTTCCGATTTTGAAAAAAGTTCCCGCAAGAGCCGTATCGCTGCTGGTAGTTGTAGCAGTATTTCTATCCCTGTTCTTCACGAGCTTAACACCTGCAAACGCTGCCGCCAAAGGAGCATGGGCTCCAAATACTGCATATGCAGTAAATGATACCGTAACCTATAGCGGAAGTACGTATACCTGCCTTCAGGCCCACACTTCCCTCACCGGCTGGGAGCCGGCTAATGTACCTGCCTTATGGAAGAGTGGAGGAGGAACAACCACCCCGACCCCAACGCCACCTCCGGCAACAAACGGGGCCACCTTTTATGCAGATATCAATTATGGCGGGAAGGCAGTAACGCTTGGAACAGGTAACTATACACTGTCTCAGCTGAACGCTGCAGGCATTCCGAATGACTGGATGTCCTCGCTGAAGGTTCCTAGCGGCTGGACTGTTGAAGTCTATGAGAATGAAAACTTTGGAGGCACCAAATGGACTTATACAGCTAATTCCTCCTGGGTTGGCGACAATGTCAATGACAAGATGACTTCGGTTAAAATCTATATCGGCTCACCGCAGACCTCTGTAACCAAGCCTTCCGAGGTTCCAAGTCAAATCTGGACCTATGTAATGAATGTAGACAATAAGTTCGGTAAAGGCGGAGATTTTGCCCTCTTGCTAAGTGCGGTTATCAAGAAGGAGAGCAGCTTTGGAGCAGGCCTGCCGGGCAGCCCGTCAGCCGGAGACGGCTTGATGCAGGTGGAACCCAACACACGCAATGCCTATCTCTCACAATTCAGCGCCAAATTCGGCCGCACCTATAATCACAGCAGTGAACAGGACCAAGTAGCCTTGGGCGGACTGATTCTGGATGAAAAAATCTCCCGGTTCGGAAGCATCTATAACGGATTGCTGCACTATAACGGAGGGGATAACTGGTATCCGGGTGCTACCGATTCCTATGGCCGTCCTATCCTGGCCGATCAATATGCAAATGCCGTTTATGCTACCTATCAGGGGTACGGCGGTAAGAATTAATAGAATGGCAATAAGACGCTGGGGAGCTCCCTTGGCGTCTTTATTTTTATAAGCTGCGGCGGGAGGCGTTGTGAGGTAAACTGGTTCTAGCAGATTTTAAGAAAATGAGGGTTATGTCATGCCGAAACAAGATAATATGCTGGCCATTCTATGGATGCTGAACTCCGGCGTGAAAATAACGGCGAAGCAGCTCGCCGAGAAGCTGGAAATCAATATACGGACCGTGTACCGGTATATCGATGCATTATGTGCCAGCGGAGTGCCAATCATCTCCGACGCTGGGCATAACGGCGGATATAGCCTGCTCAGTAATGTGATTAGAGCACCGCTGCTGTTTGATATGGAGGAGAAGAAGGCGCTGCTGCATGCTGCTTTTTTTGCCAAAGAAGCCGGATATCCTATGACTGACGTATTGGACAATGCCGCAGCCAAGCTAAAAATGTATTCGAATCAGGAGCAGAAGCAGGTGCTTAGCCGCCATGTAGCAGGTGTTGAGGTTATAAATCATACGTTGCCTGCTGCTGTCCAGCCGGTGCTCGCGGAATTGGAATGGGCGGTAGCCAATGAATGCTCTGTAGAAATTGCTTACCGTACAGGCCGTGAGGAGCATGCCAAGAACAGGAGGATCGACCCGTATGGAATGGTCTACTGGAATAACAGATGGTACACGGTTGCCTTTTGCCACTTGAAAAAAGAGCTTCGCAGCTTCCGGGCCGACCGGATTCTGACGATCGAGCGTACGGCTGAGAGCTTTGAGCGCTTGGAGGGTTTCTCGGCCCGTGACAGCTTCCTGCATAATCTGCTGCCTGATGCAGCAGGCAAGGAGGAATGGATGGCTGTAAGGATAGAAGGTACGGCGGATGCGCTGGACGACCTGTGTATGCACTGGTTTCTGGGGCATCATCTGAAGGAGCGGACAGCGGGTCAGGCGATTTTTACCCTTGAGGAGGAGAACGTTCACAGGTATGTCCCTTCCTTTCTTCTGCCCTATGGGAAGTCCATTCAAGTGATGGAGCCGCAGAGCTTAAAGGACAGGCTCGTTGCTGTTGCAGCGGAGTTAATGGAATATTATCAGCAGTAACAGCTTCACTGACAGCGGATGTCAGTGGAGCTGTTTTATTATGGAGGTAATCACGAAAAGGGGGATTTATCAATGAATCAAACTGTATATCTGTATGTTTTGGACACTATGGCGGACTGGGAAATCGGCTACCTGACTGCCGAGCTGAACTCAGGAAGATACTTTAAGAAGGGGCAAGCCTCCTCTAAACTAGTCACCGTAGGGCTAGACAAGAACCCTATAACTACAATGGGCGGATTAACCATAATGCCTGACATCACACTGGAGGAATGCAGCCCTAGCAGCGGAGATATGCTGATTCTGCCGGGTGGAGAGACATGGACAGATTCGATCCACGAGCCTATCCTGCAGGCTGCCGGGAGATGTCTGGAGGACAATATAGGGGTTGCGGCGATTTGCGGAGCTACAATGGGGCTGGCCCGGACAGGCCTGCTGGATACCCGTGCTCATACAAGCAACGATCTGGAGTATCTTAAAATGGTCTGCCCGGCATACACAGGCGAACAGCACTATAAGCTGCAGCCTGCGGTAACGGACGGGAAGCTGATTACTGCCTCTGGAATAGCTCCGCTGGAGTTCACTGTTCATGTCCTGCGGGCCCTGGATGTATTCCCGGACCAAACGTTAGAGGCCTGGTATAACCTGTATAAGACTCAGGAGCCAAGGTATTTCTATGAGTTGATGAGTCATTCATAGAGCAATGTATAAGGCACTTCCTCCAAACACCTGCAATAATATTGACAATCTAGCAAACTGCATAAATGCAATATTGACCTATGGAAAATAAAGGAATAGTATAGGTGTAAATGGTTTTGAGAGGAAGTGTAGACGTTGCTTGAACTCGATGGTATAGCTGCCGATTCACTTGTAGACATGATAAAGCTATCTTTTTCATGGGAGAACTGGCCAGCCGTAATTGAGGTGTCAGATAAGCTATTCGAAGTGATTGCCATCACCTACGATACCTCGCAGAATATCATCGGGATGTCTCCCAAGCCGCAACTGAAGAGAAGCATTGTATACTATTTTGGATATAGCCTATTAATGAAGGGGGTGGGGCACCAGAAGACGGGACAGTACGCAGAATCAAGAAGATGTATTAACCAGTATAAGGATTTGAGCTGGATTAAGCCATTAGATGAAGAGGGATATGCGGAAGTCCATTTCTACAAAAGCATGGCTGCCGCCAACGGCTATGTCATTGATTTGCTTGAGGGCAACGCCGGAGTTCTGCAGGGATATGTCCGTTTTCTGCAAACGCTGGCGAAGAAGGAACTATTGAACGGGATGCTAACCGTGCTAGAGTCCGCAATCAAATTTAACTACTCTATCGATTGGGTGCTCGAGCTGTTCAAGGACCAGATTGAGGAGATCAGCAGCAAAGAGAAGAGAGAAGACGTCCGAAGCTACGTGGATTACAAGTATTTACTCGCAACCTATTTATATAGAAGAAATAATATCACCGATGCGCTAAATGGAATACTAGATATTTTACAGATATGTAGTAAACTAGAAGATGAGGCGGGATTTAGAAAATCCGTCGCCTTCTACGAGCTTATCCGAAACAAGGCATCAGATTCACAGCAAGAGATGTATCAAGGGATTATAAAAAATATCTTAGAGAGGGAGTTTTTATATGACGAAGAAGATATCCTTGTTGCTGACAACGCTGTTGTTCATTAGTGCAGTTGCGATCGGAGCCTCAGCTAGCGCTGATGCGGGTGTGAAAGTGAAGGCAGGCACTGGCGGGTTTACTGTTAATAATCATGGGACTGGGCATTAAATATAGATTTGATGAGAGGCTCCGCGGATGCGGGGTCTTTTTTTGTTGGGGGAGGTGAGTGATCATACTATTAGGCGATCTGTCAGTTTCGACGGGCTCTGTTTGATCATTCGTGAAAGCTGCATATAATGCGAGGCTCATGAAACAAATATATTAATGAGGTATCGCCATTAGTGTAAAGCTCGCTGAACATGCTTTAAAGTCAGGTAATCTAATTGAGGTATGATATAATAAGACGTTATCGAATATGAAGGAGTGATATTATTGTCAAAGCATTACACCGAAGACGAAAAGGTAATTCTAGATTGGGTAACTTCAAAAATTTCTCACCCTGATGAAATGAAAGCAATTACTCCATCATTGTCACGAGTTTTTGATCGAACTGATGGTGCTATACGACATCAAATAGAGGATAGAAAGAAAGCTCAAGGATTAAAAGGATGGATCATTCCAGAGTAATATGAATATATTAATTCTTATGAAACATTGAAAGGACAAGAACGTAGTCTCTTACTTTTTTATATATCTCCAACAACAGATTTTAGGCCGAGCTGATATCAGTGACCTCTGGTTCCGTGGGGCTTTTTCTAGTTTTGCTGGTTAACTTTTGAATAGCTTTTAATTGTCCTTTTTTAGACTTATTAACACTTGAAAACTTTAAGTAATGGTTCCGTAAACTGGGGAACAATAAGGAGGGGAATCTAAAATGATTCCGCCCTTATTTATTATGAAGAGAGAAATAATAACATAGCTTTATTTTTTGCGCTTTATTTGGTATAAACGATACATTTCTAATTCTTCCTGTAGTCTATGCGCCTCTTCCGTTGTTAATTCATCTAGTTTATTTTGTCCAAAGAAAATATAAGGTGGACGCTCCTCTTTTAGTAAATCATCTAGATTTACTTTCTCCTCCCTTCCAAGTAGAAAATCCACAGTCACCTCAAAAATGTCAGCAATTCGTACTAGAGTGTTTAGATCTGGGACTCTCTTTCCTGATTCATAACCAGATACTGATACTTTTGTAACTCCGATAGCATCACCAAGCTGTGACTGTGTAAGGCCATTTTGAACCCTTAATGTTTTTATTCTTTCGGATATTAGCATATCACCCACCTCAAAAATATTTTACTCTAAAGTTAACGAAAGGTTAACAAGAAAGTATTGATGTTAACTAATAGATAACTTATAATCAATGTTAACTATTAGTTAACTCATTCTTGGTGGGAGGTTTTGAATTGAAAAGGATAGTTTTCTTGTCTGGAGGGATCGGAAGTTGGGCCGCTGGAATGCGTGTAATGCAAAAATACGGTAGTGAAGATATTATCAATTTATTTACTGATACTAAAAAGAAGAATGATCAACATCCTCATCGTGGGGAGGATCAAGATCTATATCGGTTTTTGAGTGAAAGCTGGGGTTATATCGGTGGAGAATTGGAATGGATATCTGTGGGGAAACATATATGGCAAGTTTTTGAAGAAGCAAGATATATGGGAAATACAAGACATGATCCATGTAGCAGAATTTTAAAGAGAGAGGCTGCAAGAAGTTGGATTGAAAAGAGGTTTTCTCCTGATGAAATTACATTATACCTTGGAATTGATTGGACTGAAGAACACCGTGCAAAAAAGTGCGTAGATTATTGGAAACCATATAATGTAGAGTTCCCACTGATAGACGAACCTTACTTATCCAAAGGCGATATGTGCGATTGGGTAGAAAGATATGGGGTTAGAAGACCACGTTTATATGATATGGGGTTTTCTCATAATAATTGTGGAGGATTCTGTGTAAAGGGAGGTCAGGGACATTTTTTCAATCTGCTGAATCAAATGCCAGAACGATATGCTTATCATGAAGCAAAACAAGAAGAGCTATTTTTAGTTATTGGTAAAAGAGTTCCTTTCATTAGAAAATCAATAGATAAAGAGATAAGTTATTTAAGCCTAAGAGAATTCAGAGAGAAAATACAAAAAGATGAAATGAATAACAATCTGAAAACAATAGATTTGAATGACATTGGTGGATGTGGTTGCTTTAATGATTTATGAAAGTAAATGATTTCAAAGAATACAGAACATAAGTTCTTTAAGGTTCTGTCCAACTTCAATACAATAGTGTATAATTACTCCTGGAGATAGTTCTCCAGGAGTAATTATTGTAGAAAGGAAGAGCTACATAATATGGCTTACGCTAGACATCAAAGTTTTTATATAAGAGATAAATGGTTCAGTAAAGGACTAAAGGCAGTAAAACAAAACAATAGATTTTTCTTTAATGATTATGCATTTGAGACAGTTGGATTAGGGAAGAATATGCTTGAATCTTTGAAGTATTGGTTATTTGCCTTTGACGTTCTTGAAGAAACGATAGTTGAAGGTCAACGAATACACTCTCTTACAGAGCTAGGTGAGATTTTGTTTCAACATGATCGGCTTTTGCAAAAAAATGAATCATTGGCTATACTCCACTATCACTTAGTGAGAAATACAAATGACTACTCTACAGTTTTTGATTGGTATTTTAATCGATATAGAGAAACATCTGTCAGTAAGCCAGATTTACTGAGTTCCTTTATAACTTGGGTTAGTCAAAATGAAGTGAAGGAAATATCAGAGAATTCTTTAAAACGAGACATAGATTGCTTAATTCAATTTTACACAAAAACACCGGATGAAAATGACCCAGAGGATGGTATGTTTTCCCCGTTTTCAAAATTAACCTTAATGAAGAGCGAACGCTCAGGTGAGGGTTTCGACACAATCAAGAAAATCACCCCTGAACTTAATGTAATTGAAATAGTACCGCTTTATTACATCCTTCTTAACTCTGATGCTATTCCAGAAGATAGGCTTATTAGTGTAGATGAGATCGTAAAGGGTGATAACTTGTGGGGGAAGATATTTAATCTATCTCGAAATAAAGTAGTAGAAGCATTAAATATTCTTACTAACCATGAAAAGTACCCTATTGAGTATGTTAGAACAAATAATTTAGATTACATTAGACTACCAATGATAACGTCAGTTGAATATATTAAGAGTGAACTCTTGAAAGGATGACCTATTAGAAATGGCTTTTAAGTCTAGTATTAACATAAAATTCGACCTAGGGAATGCTGAGTTAATAACCCGTTACATCCCGACGCCGTCTCATGCTGAGGCAATGAAAGGGATAATTAATGGT
Proteins encoded:
- a CDS encoding DUF4007 family protein, which produces MAYARHQSFYIRDKWFSKGLKAVKQNNRFFFNDYAFETVGLGKNMLESLKYWLFAFDVLEETIVEGQRIHSLTELGEILFQHDRLLQKNESLAILHYHLVRNTNDYSTVFDWYFNRYRETSVSKPDLLSSFITWVSQNEVKEISENSLKRDIDCLIQFYTKTPDENDPEDGMFSPFSKLTLMKSERSGEGFDTIKKITPELNVIEIVPLYYILLNSDAIPEDRLISVDEIVKGDNLWGKIFNLSRNKVVEALNILTNHEKYPIEYVRTNNLDYIRLPMITSVEYIKSELLKG
- a CDS encoding helix-turn-helix domain-containing protein codes for the protein MLISERIKTLRVQNGLTQSQLGDAIGVTKVSVSGYESGKRVPDLNTLVRIADIFEVTVDFLLGREEKVNLDDLLKEERPPYIFFGQNKLDELTTEEAHRLQEELEMYRLYQIKRKK
- a CDS encoding helix-turn-helix transcriptional regulator, producing MPKQDNMLAILWMLNSGVKITAKQLAEKLEINIRTVYRYIDALCASGVPIISDAGHNGGYSLLSNVIRAPLLFDMEEKKALLHAAFFAKEAGYPMTDVLDNAAAKLKMYSNQEQKQVLSRHVAGVEVINHTLPAAVQPVLAELEWAVANECSVEIAYRTGREEHAKNRRIDPYGMVYWNNRWYTVAFCHLKKELRSFRADRILTIERTAESFERLEGFSARDSFLHNLLPDAAGKEEWMAVRIEGTADALDDLCMHWFLGHHLKERTAGQAIFTLEEENVHRYVPSFLLPYGKSIQVMEPQSLKDRLVAVAAELMEYYQQ
- a CDS encoding type 1 glutamine amidotransferase family protein, encoding MNQTVYLYVLDTMADWEIGYLTAELNSGRYFKKGQASSKLVTVGLDKNPITTMGGLTIMPDITLEECSPSSGDMLILPGGETWTDSIHEPILQAAGRCLEDNIGVAAICGATMGLARTGLLDTRAHTSNDLEYLKMVCPAYTGEQHYKLQPAVTDGKLITASGIAPLEFTVHVLRALDVFPDQTLEAWYNLYKTQEPRYFYELMSHS
- a CDS encoding carbohydrate-binding protein — translated: MKKVPARAVSLLVVVAVFLSLFFTSLTPANAAAKGAWAPNTAYAVNDTVTYSGSTYTCLQAHTSLTGWEPANVPALWKSGGGTTTPTPTPPPATNGATFYADINYGGKAVTLGTGNYTLSQLNAAGIPNDWMSSLKVPSGWTVEVYENENFGGTKWTYTANSSWVGDNVNDKMTSVKIYIGSPQTSVTKPSEVPSQIWTYVMNVDNKFGKGGDFALLLSAVIKKESSFGAGLPGSPSAGDGLMQVEPNTRNAYLSQFSAKFGRTYNHSSEQDQVALGGLILDEKISRFGSIYNGLLHYNGGDNWYPGATDSYGRPILADQYANAVYATYQGYGGKN
- a CDS encoding response regulator transcription factor — translated: MIDTYKIMIVDDDPHICEIIQAYCEREGFVASYSHSGTEATLLLTSFDPDLIVLDVMLANENGIDWCRSARSYTNAPIVFLSSHEEDEIKISALSYGGDDYVTKPFSPGVLMAKIKAHLRRVSAGRREQLLELPGLTLDFYAQSVNLGSKTLFLSKKEFSLLSYMAQNVNRVVTVDTLFHLVWGMDSLEDTRTVAVHISNLRKKIEADPVNPERIITIRGQGYMLAASKREQTDKGR
- a CDS encoding sensor histidine kinase, producing MRGILRISSRNILLRIAVAVVIGLVASYAILATPSGAPKLQSEQGFLDLTQHTIIKQPQKLQGEWAFYWQELLSPEDIHTRITGGETADRYISIPQSWLGYKLDGQELKGEGFATFRLVIRLSGQDQNEQLALRLPTIFHAYKLWVNGELREEVGVVGKDNSGMNPRLATKLVFFQPGNDTVELVMQVSNFHHKRGGITKDIELGGSNVLAARAQLKVASEMFITASLLVLGLYNLLLFMLRRKDRAPLYFGLFTLLFGIRSLLNGELMLTQWFPHFPWELQFKIEYLTLCLGGYIITKYFECIFPNVVSRWFRLSTRIATGLLCLVIVLTPALLYSKMLVLIGVIVVLQMAYLMVGLAVAAIRRMEGALIFLLVSVVALVTVINDFLYFNEWSIIGNTSPFGLLIFTIAQLILLSSRFTRAATNEERIARELQEANNKLTEMNSSLEQIVLYRTHALSAAHEDLRMSYERLLHSEQGRKKLLAYITHDLRLPLSSMLGYVEAVLDRVKPERNEQYLKYIRDNTIRVNRMIGELSFLSQLETGQVAYQMEPVRVMDFLRSFFEQYELVVRDAGLDFVLDTGPTEDIGYTEGDQRSGSPVVRIDAQRLEQALFNLVSNAMKFTSSGGMVRLALTVDEAKETEARCAIISIQDSGTGIPPEQLEQIFDRNYRVELPGTDKGVEGSGLGLAICREIVQAHGGNVRAESDGKTGSIFYVSLPCI